Part of the Onthophagus taurus isolate NC chromosome 11, IU_Otau_3.0, whole genome shotgun sequence genome is shown below.
GAAGATAATATCCTCATTTTGACCTCCaaagttttcataaaaacaaattggctaagttaagttattttttttatgacttattgttttgttgattgaaactttaaaaatctctTCTTACCTTCAATACGAAAAGTTTTCTTGATAAGttcactataaaattttgaggCTAGGATTACAATTTccctaattaatttaatttttcacgaGTTTTAAAACTATAACAATATCCGAgttgataaatattacttcGCATTAACTAATCTAGAGAATTTGTTCATATAATTAGTAAATTCTGTTAATTTTGTCGACAACATTTCACCATAATAGGGCcgttagtattttttttattggcttattcgaaagttttttaaaattgattgactctatttttttaaatttttgattctgaggcttattgttagtttaaaaaaataataataaagtttgaaacTACAGGGCGCGAATTCCAAAATACGTCACTCAGATTTGAGCGTACGATTGGAgcgtataaaaatcaataaaattactgGAGAGAGACAATGCTACGAATCTTATGCGCTACAAGAAAACAGAAGTAAACGGATGCGAATGTAACGTCTgtgatttctttcttcttactTAAAACGTCATCTGGAGTTGGGGATGgggaattttaaacttttacattaattattgcaaaaattaaacaatttacgaacaatttaatttagattatcgattttttgaaggaCGGTCTTTCTAATCGATTGACCTTAACAGCCCTATTGCACCTTAAGCTGTGCACGTGTTTGTCTGGACAGTGAACCTTTTGACTGTTGAAAACTTTCATAGGAtttgctattttttattttatcgatCACATCTCTCACCTCAACCGTGGAAAAGACACTGAATTGGAAGTATCCTGTGACGCGGGGTGGTTATCGCTCTTCCAGAGGGTCAATGGATCAATGTTAGTTTGTATTGAATGACAGGATTAGctaaagtaattattaaattgcttAGCACTTATTCACGATGCTGCAGATGGCAGATTCtgaatttttgtgattttcaacATAACGTCTAATCCGTCGATTAGAGCTTgtctgtttttttttgcggTAGTCGTCTCTTAATACTTTCATATGGAGATTCATATTGGCCAGATAAGCCTCATTAATGAGTTGTAAATTCTGTTACAGTAGTTGTCTATCCATGcatgacgtcacgaacggtcCGTGGAGTATACCTGTTCTcaggatgtagcagtcctcttATATTCTTGCTATTAACTAATTATGCAGCAAGGGCTCTATTTACAAatcgcaaaatatttttgaattttctgttTAGTTCAATATACAGTAAACTATATAACAGTGAGGTTTATTTTCACTAGTAATTTGTAGGTGGCGGATTCGTACATAAATAAGTTAATGCCTTATTAATACCTTAACAGgctttttgaattaattacgttgaaaaaaaagtgatCTGGATTTGAACTGGTCATGTCCACGTTTCCATTTGTTACTTAAATGGGGGACGAACAGAATAAAAAGGTAACATAAAACAAGAAGGAAAACGAATGGTTTTGTTCTGGGAAGAGACTACGAGAATCGAATAAATTTCCCAAGCTagacaaattaaatttaattcaggTGAAAAACTGCGCATATGCCATCTAATGAAAAAGACCCCGATACTGTTTCACCTCTAGACTTGCATTCTAGTGGGGAATAAAATATATAGCGTTCCGGGTAGCTTGAACTTTACTCGGCCTTTTCAGGAAGGATCCGGATTAGCGACGAATAAACGACAATAAATCGTTTTTGCGTGCAGCAGTAAAACGTAATCGGAGCAGGAGGAGGGCAGCCCGATCGGTTTATGACAGTCGTTTTGTTTCGAAATCAATATCGCGTGTGTATACCGGCAATTTAGGCAGGTGTCGATCATTATTTTACCGCCGCCACCGCGTCTGTAGCCACTCGCATGGGGGTGCAGCAAATTTATTGTCCAAATCTGAGTCCCTCCGACCAATGCAACTCACTTGTAACTAATCACGTTTGCATTGCACTGTCAGTGTTCCGATCCGATGGTTCATTGATTGCAGGATAGCATCAAATTTTAACGTACACAATTGTTGATAactgaaaacaaattttgttccaaaaaaaaatcatgttcatttttgtttttttttgttttgttccaGTCCTGAATAAACAAGCTTTTTTTTTGGTgatataaatacaaataatactGTGTTTGAAAATAGACACTATTGTTGGGGTTTGAGTCagagaaaatatttgaaacattttgtatttatgaGAAAGTACCGAAGAAAGCATGAAATCAGATGATCACATAAATAGTTGAGAGTTGTCTATAATTGTATTTTCTCTTTATTCTTGAAGTAAGAATCTTATCGCTTATCAAAGTAGCACGTCAACAAAGCTATGCTAAATGCAATTAAGCTAGCTAGAAATAGTATTCGAAACGATCGCTTGGCTTTATTGCACCCGAAAATTGGATATTAGAAACAGTCTAGGAGTATTATACCGAGACGATAAGCGTACGAAACTTTTTCAATTCGACAAAGTGTGCCCATTACgactttttttttggtttttatgtGGGCGGAAACTCGCtacacaaaataataatgaaaaaccaaaaaaaaagcaGCGTGGATAAATGAAcgctaaatttaaaattcaaatcgTCTTACACACCGTTATTAAGTGTGTTCCCGGTGAGATTCCGAGCTCCTTCCACGTTCCTTCTTTAAGAGATATATTCATGCAAATTCGGTAAATTGTGAATATCGTGCTTGTGCACCTGCAATTTTAGATATTCTTCGTCTACGGAGGATCCTAAAAGATAGACTGCGATGACAACGTGGTACATCTAAAACGTAAACCCTTGGAAATGATGTAACATCgttttaaaagttgttatCACGTTAAAATCGTAATAGTTTTATGATGGGAATATTCAATTTGCGAGCAAGTTTTGAGTAATTTATTACCTTTGTTAGAATGTTATGCGATGGTCTGTTAACGCTTTCAGTTCTCCACTAGAGTTGGATAAACTCCTCAACAATATCCAATTACTAATTAGGTACAATCCAACGTACGTTCAATTTAACTTTCTCGAGTTCCAAAACCAGAACACTACAtacgttttaatatttaatttgaaaatcacatcataaatcttttattaatttctcttGTGTATAAATGACAAAACTTGATGagttggaaattttaattacatttattcTACGTTTTCTTATTCCACTCAAGAAGAAAGCGTTTGTAATTGTTTTATCtatacattttttcattttactttcaattaaaccacacaaaaataaagaagtaatCATTCCAGGTTGTATTGAAATATGTCGTTTTAGAACTGGTACAAACTAGTGTAACGTTGGTCGCCCGGTTTCAAGATGATTTTATTACCGGGGGCCGTGTACGAGTCCGGGTGGGGGACTCCTTAATTAAACCATACTGTTTTATGTGCCCGGAGTAAACCTAGGGACTGAGCCGCGAAGGTTCTGGTGTATGCAATTGAAACGGCCGCGGTGTTTCACGGATTCCCTGTCCTTTTCCCTTGAAATACTACCGCAGTTAAAGGGAGAACCCGCCATGGACGCTTTTAAACGCGTAAACTGCATCGATTTCGAAACTTCCATTCCACCAGCAAgaacttttcttttaatttattttcaactgAAAATAGTTAGTTGTAATGAATGCGCTTTAgtcttttaagtttaaaatgcTCTAAATTGGTTAAAACGTTTTGttctctaataataaaatttgataagaTATCTTTGCGTTTGGACTGTAATTTACGAGGGCGTAGTATTCGAGTTGAGgaattctttttgaaaatcggaAAGCTGGCCTAGCCAGTCAGGCAATAATTTCTGGTGCTAGATAAAGCGAAATTCGAACTGGACCAGCGGCAGAGGCGGCGTATGCAGAGGCCTGTTTACGTCACAACGTGTTTCAATTATTTCGATAATCCCTTACATATTCATAAACGGTAAATGTCCGAAATGCCGGGCGCGCACGCCGCAGTCTGCATTATCGTTGCTCAATAATTCGCAAAATATCGATTCGACAGATAGGTGCGACCGCATGCATCAACATCTATGCGGATGGGCGGTAGTTACCACCCACAATTATTTGGCATAGTTCTATTTTAATTGCAAGTATCTATTACTAATTACAGATAATTAAAatctgaaaaaaatattatatagaaAGAATTGACGACATTTTagaacatttttcaaataagaTAATTCTTACAAAGATCTATGTGGAATAGATTACAttgtaatttttagaaattattgCCAAATGATTTTATTCTTTTGGAAGAGATAATGATTTTGAAATCAGAGCTAAAATGTTCAGCTTGGGAATTTCTGCAGAATTTGTTGGATTTAATACTTGCAAAATCATATGTGAGATACAAGCAGTTATGAAAGCAGTTATCGCACACTTCTATCGCAATACTGGTGTATTCCGCTACTATCATTCCTCTCCGAGGTCTTACCCGTTTTGTTGTCCGAGAGAGGAAACCGAAACAAATTCAAAACGTTTTACTTGCTGTTTATTTTACCAGCACGCGTGAAAATGAACCATATCTGTCTTTTCGGGGTTGACAGAAATAGATTGTTTACCACACCAACTCCCAATGTATCTTGTAAGGACTGCATTACCATACTAGTTTCTTATAACTATTGTTGAGACAAATTGTATGAGAAAAAAATGGGCGAGAAGgagatttaatcaaaaaatccgCGTTAACCCCAAAAAAAATTCTCACACTTCCAAACCCTTTGTGGTCAAGTGCACCGCCAACGAAACTGATCACTCAGTAAACATTTGTCAAAGTGGACTTGCCTTGGCTGTAAGCATGTTGATTAGGTTCTAATGGTATGCTTCATACATataacgatttattttatcacaTAGCATTTCTAACAAACAAAAAGAGGctattttaaaatacttcGGGAAAAGTCTTAGGTATAAAGTTGGCTGTTTACAGGCATAAGGCTAGTTCATCATAATCCCTGTCTGCTTGCAGTTATCAGATAAGCGAGTAAGTGAATGCAGACCAGGGAATTCCAAAAAGCTCATCTGTGGTGAATCATTCCTCCCCGACAGTCTGAGGTTGAATTAAGGTGGTCAGGCACACAAGATGTGTTTTATTATTGGACTGAACTACCCGTAATTCTACCTTCTCAGCGTTCTGTAGTGTTTTTGACATATCCTTCGGAGACTGGAGTATTGGGGTCTGCCCTGATCCTTTCTAGTTTCTTATCTGCTGCGTCTGATTGCTTTTTTCAACTTCTTTGACCCTCTTAAATCTATTAATAGGAGCTATTAATATATGAAAGAAATAACAGATTTTACCTCCATTTGAGTTTAACTATCCCTTCCTCGTTGTCCTCCTTGTGAAGTTGTGTCTTTTGCCGATGATACAACTCTTTTGGTAAAAAgtaaacaatataaaaatatttcaaaattagcGAATATCGcgttagaaaatttaaaaatttggagtattaattgtaaattaaaatttaatgctTCTAAATCGGAAGCTATTTTCTTTGGTAAACCAAATCAAAGATatccaaatattttattagatggtaataaaattatttgtaaaaatgtaGTTAGATATTTATGAGTTTTTTTAgatactaaattaaattttaaataccaTTTagattttgtaacaaaaaaaggTAGAGAAATTTCTAATAAGATTGGTGCAACAGCTAACATTTCTTGGGGGTTAAATGGCAAAGCAGCATCAGTTATTTATAAAGGTGCTGTTGAGCCATGTATGTTTTATGCTGCGTCAATTTgggaaaacaaaattaaagatgttAAAAGTAGGAACAAATTAATTAGTGTTCAGAGAGTGTTAGGCTTGAAAGCAGCTAGGGCATTTAGCACAGTATCGAACGATGCTTTTGGTGTATTATCAGGGCTTTTACCAGCAGATGTGAGATTCAAAGAAATTGCACTTTGgcaaaatttatataatttaaatgatCAGGATCTACGGTTATTTACTGGAGTAGATATTAACCATGATAAAATAGAGAAGGAAGCTAAATTCTTAACGGATATTCATCCTGCGAAGAGGGATATTATGGATTTTAAGTCAaggaaaattgttttgaataaaGGAATCCAATTATTTACAGATGGTGTTAAGTGTAAGGATTGTGTTGGTGCTGcgtttgttgttttttgtGATGGTGTTgaagtttattttgaaaaaattaaattaggtgCGTTATGTGATAATTATCATGCGGAATTATTGGCAGTGAATAGtgcaattaaatatattattaaagaaaagataGTTAAGTGTGAATTGTATAGTGATAGTATTTCAGTTTTGGAAGGCCTTAAGAACATGACGAAACCATCTATTTTGCAAAAGGATacttgaaatttaattaatgattcaAGTAGTAATATTGATTTCTTTTGGATTAAGGGTCACTCTGGAATCAGGGGTAATGAAAGAGCGGATCAGTTAGCTAAAAAAGCTTCGGTCTGcgaaaatttacaatttgatTTTAACGTGATTTCTAAGAGATCAGTAAAAAATAGGATAAGGAAAtttatgttgaaaaaaatggtAAGATAGATGGGATAACTCAGTGACTGGCAGGTTGACTTACCAGTTTATACCTAGAGTTGGTAGggtagatagatttttaaaacccGAAACTGTTGAGTTAATTACTGGTCATGGCAATTTTGAGGagtatttaaatagaattggAAAATTTGAATCTCCTCTGTGTTTGTGCGGTGATGAAAGTGGAAGCTCGATGCATGTTTTATTTAGATACAAGAACAAATTTGAAGAGAGATGTAGATTACAGAATAGAATGCTGATTAAAGGTATGGTATGGCCGAATTTGGAAGAAGATGTTAAAAACATTGATAAGTGTGATGAGTggtggaaaattttaaatgaatgtGCCGTgtgttttattgataaaaaataaattgaattagtgtaataattattaataattaaacaaataataaaaaaaaaataaagaatataaaaatattaatctatTAGTTTGCCAATTGATTTTTAGAGTATTTAAAGCGTTGCttagttaaataatttattttgcgtATTTTAATTGCTTTAAAATCAACGCTTATGGAAGGGAAAGGGGAGGTAGAGAAAGTCGTTGGTAAATTGTATTTATCTATTAAtcatttagattaaattttaattgaatgaaGTTTATTCTTGGTAAATGTATAGGTGTAGTACCTTTTGGTGGAGCACcttaagatttaaatttttattaatttatctttaaacgATATATAGTGTCCTCCTTGTGTAATTGGCGTCCTTCGTAACGGAAGAGTCACTAGTTGTGACACCTAGATGTGTATTCTCTCGGCATACAGATACCAAGCAGCGTAACAACCGCCTTTAACTAGTCTAACGACGGGTTGTTAGATTATCTTTAAGATCCGCCAGGCATAAACCATCGAAGAGAAGGTAGATGTCGGCGTGTAGAGTTTTAACCTGATTTTATACTTCTTTATCGTTGTCGAAGAGAGCTCAGAAGAGGTGATGGATAGTTGCTTCTTGGGTTGCCTATTTCCTAACTCTTGATGCAATAGTCCCTTTCTAGGTACTGATATGAATGTTGTACTCTATCTCTCGACGGGTTAAGTATTTGTCCTCTTAAGCGAAAGTGGAGCCATGTTTCGTCTTCTATTTGTCTCGGTTTATATTCGTCACAAACTCCTTATGGAGGTGTCTATGACGAAAACGGGCAATCAATGTTGCCGATGTTGAGATGGTCTGGGATCCATCAAGCAATTATAATACGAATAACTTCGAagtagtgatagtgcaaaatgTCAATCAGTCTAATGAGCTGGATTATTTGTATACGTAATTCTAGCACAAAAAGGGGGAAATCAGAAGAGATACACAGTAAGCACATAAACACGTagttttaacaataataataataataataataataataataaactttattgcCCAACAGCGCACCATATTAAgggcaaaatacaaaaaatatacaaattattacaaattgtaCATCAATATAATTACAAGTGAAATTAAAATGCATATAATACATacctaaataataatacaatcaAATAAAAGAGGCAAGAAAAGAGACAGAAAATGCAATGTTCATTCTAGCTTACAACTATCGTTCATGTTCGTGATCATATGTGTTATCGGCGCcctttttttgacatttgttcTGCATAAAGGtggataaaaatacaaatgggACCGAGAATTTATGCGCGGCACCACTATATTCACTCGCGACAACAACCACGCACAGTCGATCTCACCACACATCAACTTTTGCAAGAACGAGGCACTTTGGACCATTCTTCTATCCTGCAGAGAAGGAAGCTTGTGGCGATGCAGTAGATCTAAGTAGTTCACTCCTTTAGGCGGATATTGACCATCCATACGATATGacaaaaatttgagaaatcGACGCTGGACTTTCTCAACCATTAGTTGTTGTGACGTGTAAATAGGGTACCATATTACAGAGGCATACTGGAGGTGAGAGATCACCAGAGCCATAAATAGCGTTTTCAGGGTACCAAAATCAGCAAATCGACCCAAGATCCTCAGTATGAAACCCAAAGTTCTCCAAGCCTGAGAGCACATCTCCTCAATATTGGGCAAGAAAGAAAGTTCTGAGTCAAACAGCACTCCCAGATCCTTCACCGTAGAGACCCTTGTTAGTGGTATGGAAGCCGCAATATAAACTGTgtcgattttatttaacttctttGTAAATGATATGTAAGTACATTTACTGACACTTAAAGAAAGGGCATTGAAATTGCACCACTTCTGAATAATGTCCAGGTTGTTCTGCAGCATCCTAGAGTCATCCAATGATCTGACCTccacaaaaattttcaaatcattAGCATAAGCAAGCACTGGACAGGTAAGCGAGtctaataaatcgtttatataTAGAACAAATAGCAGCGGTCCCAGATTGGATCCTTGAGGAACTCCAGATGTAGGCGAGTAGCCGTCGGAATAAAATCCATTGTAAAAAACACGACATACTCTATCAGCAAGGTacgattttatcaaatttaatgaattagaAGACATACCAAAATAGCTCAATTTCTGTAGCAACATACTGTGATCAATGCGATCAAAGGCCTTCTCAAAATCGGTATAAACTACGTCGACTTGTCCACCAACATCCATTACCTCTGCGACGTACTGGGTAAGACAACATAAATTAGTTATTGTCGAGCGTTTAGGCACAAAACCATGTTGGTGAGGCGATACATATGATTGTGTGTGACgataaattgtattaaaaattatctgcTCATATACCTTTGCAAAATTCGATAGAATAGCAATTGGTCTATAGTTGGTTACCAAGGACTTATCACCTTTCTTAAATACGGGCGTGATTCTAGCTGACTTCCATCTCTGAGGGAAAATCGAAGCAGTTATAGAGCGATTAATAATCAACGGTTTAGCCAACGCAAATCGTACATCACGTACCAGAAAACTAGGTATTTGGTCTTCACCCGCTGTGAGTTTGGAGCTAAAACCCCTCATTACAGCAATTATCTCCTCCTCGGTTACCTGATGGATATTAAACATTGGCAACGTGGGAATTGCGTCAGTAAACCTTGCTTTAGTCGAACGAAATTCCAGAAATCACTAGGATCGTGCTTTAAATTATCAGAGGCATGTTGCCAAAAGGAATTGTAAGCAGCGTCGATTTGTTCTTTTACTAGTGATCTCATTCTAATGAAGTGATCGAGATAGAACGTTTGTTTGGTAGTTCTGTACTTGTGTCTATAGTACTCTTTAGTTTTaaggtttttaattatttccttAGAGAACCACTGAGGATAATTGTTTTGCTTCTGTTGAGTGCAAGGCACCGATTTAGTCGTTTACATCTTCTAAAAATGACCAATCCATGAGAGCAATGTCATCATATAAAGTCGGAAAATTCGCTCTTCGAAAGTTAAATCGAGAGACAACAGCGTTTGGAAAAACAGTcggaaattttgtaatttcaatTGATAGAGCAGTCGACAACGCCGTTTGCAACAATTGCAAATGACCTAAACTGATCGACAAATGATTTACCAGGCGTATATAAAACTTGAGTATTAAAAGTTGTACGTATTGGTGTAATGTacatatttgtttatttattctcAATCGGTTTTGAATCGTCATTTGGATGAACTAAAACTATACACAAATACATATTAGATAAATACATATTTGTAtgattgattttataatacatacaattttatttctccagATGATGATTATATAAATGCATTACACCAgtaattgcaaattttaattctCAATTACATATCACGGTGTCAATAAACTAGTCAAAAATGGTGTATTAGGGACTTACAAAACAGATCAATAGATCTAAACATAATACATTGCAAAATATAGGTTTATCTGGGTCGGTATGCTTTTTGTAATAGGTGCTCTGTTAGAGGacaattttgaagttttctgattagaacaatttttattatatgtaGGTATACATAGTAAAGTAATTTcaaggtttttgaaaatattgagaaaggCTGTGGTTCTGATTACTACCATATATGTACATAGTCCAATGGAGAACGTATAGATGAACGTGTGTGCAGTAGAAATGTAACTGGGTGAGTAAAGCTACCAATATCCACaattaaaatattgcaaaatgtaatttaatatttcatttaacATACGTAAAAATTGTCTAAATTGGTTGATTTAACTCAAATTTAATCGATGGTTTTAAAAAAGGCATAAGTACACAAACCTAATTTTAGGAACTCTTGTCTGAAGATAGAATTTTCgtcttataaaatttctttcaccAGTTATGgaaatcaattgaaaaattttcctcgtGAAGTATACTTGTAAAATTGCAGCTTGAACTAGCTTcaccaacatttttgcttacTTTGTAGGTCTCTTCACGATCAATTCCTTTTAAGCGTCTCTTTATAACGCTAAAATTACGATCGCAATGTAACCTTACTGGGTAGTATTGGATAACTTTGTCAAATCGTCCTGAGGAAATCAGCATCGGATAACAGTATTATTCCGGTTTTGTCCTGAGCTAGCATCGGAAAATAAATAACCTTTTTGGATGTTTTTGGTACATTATTTGTAACACAACCACTGAGAAAAGTGTAAATTTCAATCCACAGAATTCACCTACAGCTACCAAAGGTAAAAAGCTTTCTGTACAGGAATGTGGAGtagagatttttaataaagttactTTAATTTCCTGgtattttgtacaaaaatagATTGATatgttctttttaaaactattgATTCAATtactttctttctttttttatagtGATGGcactttgacgtttaattgCACTTAACCCCCTTTGTTGACATATAACTTTGATAAGCGATAAGATTTCACCTCTGAAACAGGGCACGTTTCATGTACACGAAATGCCCATTTgagtttattaaatatttataaggGACGGAAGATACCTTTAATTCCCTAATATCAAAACGGACAAACtgattaattaatcaaattagaTACTTGACTCTCTAAATCTACTTTTAAGAATTTAAGTACCCTCTAAGAATTGGGtcataataattttagtaAGTTTTCGTTTCAAgtcttattttcatttattactaattaattaaattcataaCTGTCTACCTGAGTAATAAGGAGTAATTacttctaatttaatttaattagtatttaGTGACTTTCCATCTTTAGGAGATAAATCGAAGATACTTTGGTGGTTCCAGATCTATCTTTTGCGGTCCCTTCGCGCACCCTGCATCTACCAAACTTGGCGCAAAGTTTGGGTTTTCGGTCAGTGTTCGTCGGTCGTTCGCGCAGTGCGTTCCACCAGCGAACGCGAAGAGAACGAACAGTCGTACCAACTGTAATACGCGAACGCGATGCCTCCGGTTTCCAACATCGGACACAACTGACGCTGATTTACGCTCCCCGAAACCCCAAACATACGGTGAAACCGGATAATGTAAGTTTCGCGACTTCCTAATTAGTcgatgatgaagatttaaatgTGTGATTGTGAAAAGTGTGGATAGATGGAAAGGTTGATgattatgtattaattttttttgttttttttttggatatcagtgaaaagaaaaaaaagggaTTGTTTTTCATTTATGTAGCAAAAAAGCCTTTTAAAGCTAgctttaatctaatttttttgatacagcttttaaaatgctttaatctggttttgtttaaaggcggtgtttttttttaatctaaattattataccggttaataaattttatcagcatatttacattttaaacctctacctaaatttattttaataataagccAAATCTACAAATAACAAAGCAAAACCAAAccaaattaaataacaataatttcgGAATCAATCAATTTCGGTTATGCATAATACAATTTCAATACGGCAAAAGCTAGATCGTGTACGGGGTAACGATTAAAAGCGTTGGAAAATATTCGTTCGCAACATTTTGACCGGGTTGAGGTTTTAACcattttccataaaaacaatgttttgaaattgttcaatattttctttatacgtatatatattctatataaattaaactaaaatattaTGAATTAGAAAATGGTGGAGGAGCcggaaaattataaaaaatgttccataaatttcaattaaaataaaatcacgtGAAAGAGCTGGTAAATTTATAATCCCTTAAAAGGTAAATCTGTACGTATAATTgcaacaatattttgaaattgttcaATATTCTTTTTGTGCGTACATCACcatgaaaaattgaattaaaaaatatccacCCTGACGGTTCGGGCATTAGCATATTTCCTGGACGGCCTCTAATTGCTtgcgttttaataaattttaggaATTAGCGGCGCGACAGTCcggtttttgtttattttcgtttcaacGTCGACTCGGTTTCCGCAAACGGGTACGGCACCC
Proteins encoded:
- the LOC139432140 gene encoding uncharacterized protein; the protein is MNAKFKIQIVLHTVIKCVPANIALENLKIWSINCKLKFNASKSEAIFFGKPNQRYPNILLDDTKLNFKYHLDFVTKKGREISNKIGATANISWGLNGKAASVIYKGAVEPCMFYAASIWENKIKDVKSRNKLISVQRVLGLKAARAFSTVSNDAFGVLSGLLPADVRFKEIALWQNLYNLNDQDLRLFTGVDINHDKIEKEAKFLTDIHPAKRDIMDFKSRKIVLNKGIQLFTDGVKCKDCVGAAFVVFCDGVEVYFEKIKLGALCDNYHAELLAVNSAIKYIIKEKIVKCELYSDSISVLEGLKNMTKPSILQKDT